A section of the Rubritalea squalenifaciens DSM 18772 genome encodes:
- a CDS encoding DUF692 domain-containing protein — protein sequence MTNRFDLPDLGLGVGLRSQHFPTILSEWPEVDWFEIISENFMDSEGYPAYVIDQIAERYPVVMHGVSLSIGSTDPLNLDYLKKLKRLAERTNARWVSDHLCWTGVAGLNTHDLLPFPLTEQSLKHTVEKVKQVQEILERPLILENPSTYLEFEDSTVEDWIFLKELAEQADCGVLLDLNNIYVCARNHGWDPVNYIHTIPGDRIVQFHLAGHEDHGTHVIDTHNNSVVDEVWELYRIAHKHAGSTATLLEWDADIPPFDELLAEVNKAKLYRDGELELSEISTSKPVVEKKGAVSTPLHRVPVGEVSHD from the coding sequence ATGACGAACCGATTTGATCTACCAGACCTAGGGCTAGGAGTGGGACTCCGCAGCCAGCATTTCCCGACGATTCTATCCGAATGGCCGGAGGTGGACTGGTTTGAGATTATCTCGGAGAACTTCATGGATAGCGAGGGCTATCCGGCTTACGTCATTGACCAGATTGCGGAGCGATACCCTGTGGTCATGCACGGGGTATCGCTCTCTATCGGGAGCACGGATCCTCTGAATCTGGACTACCTGAAAAAGCTCAAGCGCCTGGCTGAGCGGACCAATGCGCGCTGGGTATCTGACCACCTCTGCTGGACAGGCGTGGCCGGGCTGAATACACATGACCTCCTGCCATTCCCGCTAACTGAGCAATCGCTCAAGCACACCGTAGAGAAAGTGAAGCAGGTGCAGGAAATACTGGAGCGGCCGCTCATTCTGGAGAACCCCAGCACCTATCTGGAGTTTGAGGATTCCACGGTGGAGGATTGGATCTTCCTTAAAGAACTGGCGGAGCAGGCGGACTGTGGTGTTTTGTTAGATTTGAATAATATTTATGTGTGCGCGCGGAACCATGGGTGGGATCCGGTGAACTATATCCACACTATTCCTGGTGACCGCATTGTGCAGTTTCACCTGGCGGGGCATGAAGATCACGGCACGCACGTGATTGATACCCATAATAACAGCGTAGTGGATGAGGTTTGGGAGCTGTATCGCATTGCGCACAAGCACGCCGGATCTACCGCAACATTGCTAGAATGGGATGCTGATATTCCACCGTTTGACGAGCTGCTGGCGGAGGTGAACAAGGCGAAGCTGTACCGGGACGGGGAGCTGGAGCTAAGTGAGATTTCTACCAGCAAGCCAGTGGTTGAGAAGAAAGGCGCGGTATCTACGCCTCTGCACCGGGTACCCGTGGGAGAGGTGAGCCATGACTGA